A portion of the Streptomyces sp. YPW6 genome contains these proteins:
- a CDS encoding glycoside hydrolase family 18 chitinase, translating into MPGVSGRSKVVAGLTALVVPLAAMVGLATPASAAASATATYTKKSDWGSGFEGQWTVKNTGTTALSSWTIEWDFPSGTSVGSAWDASVTSSGTHWTAKNLSWNGTVAPGASVSFGFNGSGSGSPTGCKLNGASCDGGSVPGDNPPSAPGTPTTSDVTDTSVKLSWSAATDDKGVKNYDVLRDGAKVATVTGTTYTNTGLTAGTDYSYAVQARDTGDQTGPVSGSVSVRTTGGGGQQPGGDKVNLGYFTNWGVYGRNYHVKNLVTSGSAAKITHINYAFGNVQNGKCTIGDAYADYDKAYTAAQSVDGVADTWDQPLRGNFNQLRKLKAKYPHIKVLWSFGGWTWSGGFGQAVQNPAAFAQSCYDLVEDPRWADVFDGIDLDWEYPNACGLSCDTSGPAAIKTMADAMRAKFGPNNLVTAAITADASDGGKIDAADYAGAAKSFDWYNVMTYDFFGAWAKQGPTAPHSPLTSYAGIPQAGFNSADAIAKLKAKGVPAKKLLLGIGFYGRGWTGVTQSAPGGTATGAASGTYEAGIEDYKVLKSSCPATGTIAGTAYAHCGTNWWSYDTPATIGTKMAWAKNQNLGGAFFWEFSGDTANGELVSAMDSGLQ; encoded by the coding sequence ATGCCCGGTGTCAGCGGCAGATCCAAGGTCGTCGCGGGCCTGACCGCGCTGGTCGTGCCGCTGGCCGCGATGGTGGGGCTCGCCACCCCCGCCTCGGCAGCCGCGTCGGCCACGGCCACGTACACCAAGAAGTCGGACTGGGGCAGCGGCTTCGAGGGCCAGTGGACGGTGAAGAACACCGGCACCACCGCGCTCTCCTCCTGGACCATCGAGTGGGACTTCCCCTCGGGCACCTCCGTCGGCTCGGCCTGGGACGCCTCCGTCACCAGCAGCGGCACCCACTGGACCGCCAAGAACCTCTCGTGGAACGGGACCGTCGCGCCCGGCGCCAGCGTCAGCTTCGGCTTCAACGGCAGCGGCTCCGGCTCCCCCACCGGCTGCAAGCTGAACGGCGCCTCCTGTGACGGCGGCTCCGTTCCCGGGGACAACCCGCCCTCCGCCCCCGGCACCCCGACCACCAGCGACGTCACCGACACCTCGGTGAAGCTCAGCTGGAGCGCGGCCACCGACGACAAGGGCGTCAAGAACTACGACGTCCTGCGGGACGGCGCGAAGGTCGCCACGGTCACCGGCACCACGTACACCAACACCGGTCTGACCGCGGGCACCGACTACTCCTACGCCGTGCAGGCCCGGGACACCGGGGACCAGACCGGCCCGGTCTCCGGCTCCGTCTCCGTGCGCACCACCGGTGGCGGCGGCCAGCAGCCCGGCGGCGACAAGGTCAACCTGGGCTACTTCACCAACTGGGGCGTCTACGGACGCAACTACCACGTCAAGAACCTGGTGACGTCCGGCTCGGCCGCCAAGATCACGCACATCAACTACGCCTTCGGCAACGTGCAGAACGGCAAGTGCACCATCGGTGACGCGTACGCCGACTACGACAAGGCCTACACCGCCGCCCAGTCCGTCGACGGCGTCGCCGACACCTGGGACCAGCCGCTGCGCGGCAACTTCAACCAGCTGCGCAAGCTGAAGGCCAAGTACCCGCACATCAAGGTCCTCTGGTCGTTCGGCGGCTGGACCTGGTCCGGCGGCTTCGGCCAGGCCGTCCAGAACCCCGCCGCCTTCGCCCAGTCCTGCTACGACCTGGTCGAGGACCCCCGCTGGGCCGATGTCTTCGACGGCATCGACCTGGACTGGGAGTACCCCAACGCCTGTGGTCTGAGCTGTGACACCAGCGGACCGGCCGCGATCAAGACCATGGCCGACGCGATGCGCGCCAAGTTCGGCCCGAACAACCTGGTCACCGCCGCCATCACCGCGGATGCCTCCGACGGCGGCAAGATCGACGCCGCCGACTACGCGGGAGCTGCCAAGTCCTTCGACTGGTACAACGTGATGACGTACGACTTCTTCGGCGCCTGGGCGAAGCAGGGCCCGACGGCCCCGCACTCCCCGCTGACCTCGTACGCCGGCATCCCCCAGGCGGGCTTCAACTCCGCCGACGCGATCGCCAAGCTGAAGGCGAAGGGCGTCCCGGCCAAGAAGCTGCTCCTCGGCATCGGCTTCTACGGCCGCGGCTGGACCGGCGTCACCCAGTCCGCCCCCGGCGGCACGGCGACCGGAGCGGCCTCGGGCACGTACGAGGCGGGCATCGAGGACTACAAGGTCCTCAAGAGCTCCTGCCCGGCGACCGGCACCATCGCCGGCACCGCGTACGCCCACTGCGGCACCAACTGGTGGAGCTACGACACCCCGGCCACCATCGGCACCAAGATGGCCTGGGCCAAGAACCAGAACCTGGGAGGCGCGTTCTTCTGGGAGTTCTCCGGTGACACCGCCAACGGCGAACTGGTGAGCGCGATGGACAGCGGTCTGCAGTAG
- a CDS encoding response regulator transcription factor, whose amino-acid sequence MTIRVLVAEDQAAVRAGLVLILSSAPDIEVAGEAGDGEEAVRLAAELRPDLVLMDVQMPRLDGVSATRQVVARELADVLVLTTFDLDEYVFGALRAGAAGFLLKNTDARELLEAVRTVARGEGLIAPAVTRRLIAEFAGAGTGTGAAGGGVRERSTVDPAVLEALEALTRREREVLGCLGEGLSNAEIALRLSMAEATVKTHVSRLLGKLKLRSRVQAAVLAQELGI is encoded by the coding sequence ATGACGATCCGGGTACTGGTGGCGGAGGACCAGGCGGCCGTGCGCGCGGGGCTCGTGCTGATCCTCTCCAGCGCACCGGACATCGAGGTCGCCGGAGAGGCGGGGGACGGCGAGGAGGCGGTGCGCCTGGCCGCTGAACTCCGGCCGGATCTCGTCCTGATGGACGTGCAGATGCCCCGGCTGGACGGCGTGTCGGCGACCCGGCAGGTGGTGGCCCGGGAGCTGGCGGACGTCCTCGTGCTGACCACCTTCGATCTGGACGAGTACGTCTTCGGGGCGCTGCGCGCGGGCGCCGCCGGTTTCCTGCTGAAGAACACCGACGCCCGCGAACTGCTGGAGGCGGTGCGGACGGTGGCGCGCGGCGAGGGACTGATCGCCCCGGCGGTGACCCGTCGGCTGATCGCCGAGTTCGCCGGAGCAGGAACGGGAACGGGCGCGGCCGGCGGAGGCGTACGGGAGCGGAGCACGGTCGATCCGGCGGTGCTGGAGGCGCTGGAGGCTCTCACCCGGCGCGAGCGTGAAGTGCTGGGGTGTCTGGGCGAGGGGCTGTCCAACGCGGAGATCGCGCTGCGGCTGTCGATGGCCGAGGCCACGGTGAAGACGCACGTCAGCAGGCTGCTGGGCAAGCTGAAGCTGCGCAGCAGGGTTCAGGCGGCGGTGCTGGCACAGGAGTTGGGGATCTGA